One Longimicrobiales bacterium DNA window includes the following coding sequences:
- a CDS encoding 5'-3' exonuclease H3TH domain-containing protein produces the protein MNIHVIDGTYELFRQFYGRKRFAKGGDVSNGAVIGVLNSVLEMIDDGATHIGVATDHVIESFRNQLYDGYKTGDGIDPELWAQFHPLEEALVAMGVVTWPMVEYEADDGMATAARIAEEDERVERISLWTPDKDLAQCVRGDRVVQVDRRNKEIRDAAGVRKKFGVEPELIPDFLALVGDAADGFPGIPRIGKVTAGQLLNEHGPIENFPDDILGDHAADAALFKELATLKTDADALGRSPLFKNVDALEWRGPTPDFLAWTSQLKDPRLAKRAGETAARSVDRLASTPA, from the coding sequence TTGAACATCCACGTCATCGACGGCACATACGAACTCTTCCGCCAGTTCTACGGCCGCAAACGTTTCGCCAAGGGCGGCGACGTCTCCAACGGAGCTGTCATCGGTGTTCTCAACTCGGTTCTTGAGATGATCGACGACGGAGCCACACACATTGGAGTCGCCACAGATCACGTCATCGAGTCCTTCCGCAATCAGCTCTACGACGGGTACAAGACAGGTGACGGCATCGACCCGGAGTTGTGGGCCCAGTTCCATCCTTTGGAAGAGGCGCTCGTAGCCATGGGCGTCGTGACCTGGCCGATGGTCGAGTACGAAGCCGACGACGGAATGGCCACGGCGGCGAGAATCGCAGAAGAAGACGAACGCGTCGAGCGGATCTCGCTTTGGACGCCTGACAAAGACCTCGCGCAGTGCGTCCGTGGGGACCGTGTAGTCCAGGTTGATCGTCGCAACAAAGAGATTCGAGACGCCGCGGGTGTGCGAAAGAAGTTCGGTGTCGAGCCCGAGTTGATTCCGGACTTCTTGGCGTTGGTCGGGGATGCGGCCGATGGCTTCCCTGGCATCCCGCGCATCGGGAAAGTGACAGCGGGCCAACTCCTGAACGAACATGGGCCCATTGAGAATTTCCCGGACGACATCCTGGGGGACCACGCGGCAGACGCCGCGCTCTTCAAAGAGCTCGCCACGCTAAAGACGGATGCGGACGCTCTGGGGAGATCGCCGCTCTTCAAGAATGTCGATGCGCTGGAGTGGAGGGGACCGACGCCGGACTTTTTGGCCTGGACGAGCCAGCTGAAGGACCCGCGACTCGCGAAACGCGCGGGAGAAACTGCCGCGCGGTCGGTGGACAGGCTCGCTTCTACACCGGCGTGA
- a CDS encoding VOC family protein yields the protein MTDDVDRRDGANPESLRLKTIASGLTVNDLQASLHFYSEVLGFHIAERFEYEGVLRGAALVAGTAMMMISQDNWEKGRDRVKGVAVRLNMETTQDIDALAALIKERGGSLESEPEDMPWGSRAFNIVDPDGFQITIMSPIG from the coding sequence GTGACCGATGATGTCGACCGCCGGGACGGTGCCAATCCCGAAAGCCTCCGGCTGAAAACGATCGCCTCGGGACTTACCGTGAACGATCTCCAGGCGAGTCTCCATTTCTACTCAGAAGTGCTCGGATTCCACATCGCGGAGCGCTTCGAGTACGAAGGCGTCTTACGTGGGGCTGCCCTGGTGGCCGGAACGGCGATGATGATGATCTCGCAGGACAACTGGGAGAAAGGACGTGATCGGGTGAAGGGTGTGGCGGTGCGCCTCAACATGGAGACGACCCAAGACATCGACGCGCTCGCAGCGCTCATCAAGGAACGTGGTGGGTCACTCGAGTCTGAGCCGGAAGACATGCCCTGGGGCTCTCGGGCGTTCAACATCGTCGACCCGGATGGCTTTCAGATTACGATCATGTCGCCCATCGGTTGA
- a CDS encoding S41 family peptidase codes for MKTVLSLLALVWLAACSPGASDSAVDTAPHANITRTGYFDGPVGEGSDVVDERDWRSPFITRQQAQGDLQALDSLLEHHYAYTDADELDEEAVLGAISDALPERIRMGDFAMQLQKALALSIDGHAPRINGERPDGVRERIEDNPPGSHYFPFELRSTGAGRIVAFDAKERGLIDEEHPYVLSIDGQYASDWIYGIQDIIVDGSPQLKWHRGSRHLSNIGFMRMEVGAPASETAEVVFEDEAGSSQLIRTVRLVSESVASADRYPFAEDALARVPSEVAYFRLRRMEGDERYIDSLATWIQGQRDARGVIIDIRDNGGGSRLPLLTLLPHVLSADASPVVVTAGKLKLPAECLVTACPAPAEGYLANRFMRPLNGFAEGTPERAALDLWLPTFAPEWTPPEEGFSDWHYLVISPDEDPVFARTPVIVLMNNANFSASDIFLSGFKGRQNVLLMGTASSGGSARRTEHVLPNSGLAVSLATLASFQAGSSTLYDGVGIQPDLEFSSEPGFFVNASDDVLDQAISLIRSFGGNWF; via the coding sequence ATGAAGACCGTTCTTTCACTTCTCGCGTTGGTGTGGCTCGCTGCCTGCAGCCCAGGAGCGTCGGATTCGGCTGTGGATACGGCCCCGCACGCCAATATCACGCGCACAGGTTATTTCGACGGACCGGTGGGGGAAGGCTCGGACGTTGTGGACGAGAGGGACTGGCGGTCCCCGTTCATCACACGGCAACAGGCACAGGGTGACCTGCAGGCTCTCGACTCACTGCTTGAGCATCACTACGCGTACACCGATGCAGACGAGTTGGACGAAGAAGCTGTATTAGGGGCCATCTCCGACGCACTCCCCGAGCGCATCAGAATGGGAGACTTCGCGATGCAGCTGCAGAAGGCCCTCGCGCTCTCCATCGATGGTCATGCTCCGCGCATCAACGGCGAAAGGCCTGATGGGGTCCGGGAACGGATCGAGGACAACCCGCCCGGGTCGCACTACTTCCCGTTCGAACTCCGCTCAACCGGGGCGGGTCGGATCGTGGCATTCGATGCGAAAGAACGTGGGCTGATCGATGAGGAGCATCCGTACGTACTCTCCATCGATGGCCAATACGCCAGCGACTGGATCTACGGGATTCAGGACATCATTGTGGACGGCTCCCCTCAGCTGAAGTGGCACCGAGGGTCCCGCCACCTGAGCAATATCGGATTCATGCGTATGGAGGTCGGCGCGCCCGCATCCGAAACCGCCGAGGTGGTCTTCGAGGACGAAGCGGGGTCCTCGCAGCTGATCCGCACCGTGCGCCTCGTCAGTGAATCCGTCGCGTCCGCGGACCGATATCCGTTTGCGGAAGACGCGTTGGCACGGGTCCCGAGCGAGGTCGCGTACTTCAGGTTGCGGCGCATGGAAGGAGACGAGCGCTACATCGACAGCCTCGCGACCTGGATTCAGGGGCAGCGGGATGCCCGCGGTGTCATCATCGACATTCGTGACAACGGAGGCGGCAGTCGACTCCCACTCCTGACGCTCCTCCCCCATGTCCTATCAGCGGATGCAAGTCCTGTCGTGGTCACTGCCGGGAAGCTGAAGCTCCCCGCCGAGTGCCTCGTGACCGCGTGTCCCGCACCGGCGGAAGGGTACCTCGCCAACCGTTTTATGCGCCCCCTCAACGGCTTTGCCGAAGGCACACCCGAGCGGGCAGCGTTGGACCTGTGGTTGCCGACGTTCGCGCCTGAGTGGACGCCACCTGAGGAAGGCTTCAGCGACTGGCACTATCTCGTCATCAGCCCAGACGAGGATCCGGTTTTCGCGCGTACGCCTGTGATCGTGCTGATGAACAATGCCAACTTCAGCGCTTCGGACATCTTCTTGAGTGGCTTCAAGGGCCGCCAGAACGTCCTGCTCATGGGGACTGCGAGCTCCGGCGGCTCGGCACGTCGAACGGAGCATGTGCTTCCGAACTCAGGGCTCGCGGTGAGCCTAGCGACGTTGGCGTCTTTCCAAGCCGGGTCTTCGACCCTCTACGATGGGGTGGGAATCCAACCGGATCTCGAATTCTCTTCTGAGCCCGGCTTCTTCGTGAATGCAAGCGATGATGTATTGGACCAAGCCATTTCATTGATTCGGTCGTTCGGCGGAAACTGGTTCTGA